From the Arctopsyche grandis isolate Sample6627 chromosome 11, ASM5162203v2, whole genome shotgun sequence genome, one window contains:
- the LOC143919067 gene encoding uncharacterized protein LOC143919067 — protein sequence MSSAENEEIEASTSQSHKGRNPTRDVEPIRDRSSSRIHQTRSQTQSIKTLAKENKVEVIMTSIELKYSGAFKRLQEKIDRISEINEGQYQFIEKAYDYLQKLHYEYLDNITDIEQADQIDEEFYIITMTIQNLKAALERQSIQDCKLKVEQATIKFARDKLPTLTIPTFQGDPSEWQSFQQAFKNIIGNKTEYSNVTKLLYLHQSLRGPALAAVSGLDISSDNYEIAWSILDKQYNLPRLNLKTRINSLCDLKLITRESHIELRNLLNQVTVCIKNIESLGYAREILDPWVTCLVLRKLPFSLLKDWETSLVDREMPPYEKLETFLQNRCNVLQSTASVITVKEFPHNRQRIRRTHVANKNPSSKVNACAFCRNNHFIGKCDKFKAKSSMERNEFVKSNNMCFKCLNSSHKITNCKSNYNCLRCKQNHHTLLHQDDTFSSNNTGRKSINAHSTYFSQREIILPTVQVDIITSNGTVVKGRTLLDSGSQVNYVTTSFAKKNNFKLEKISQKIVGIANQESSIRHITKVTIRSSTTNYSTKVLCLVLPEITGEIPTVKLDQQLISIPAGIKLSDPLWNKPTPIDLLLGAEICVHAMKAGTIQLGKGMPILKDTEFGWTIVGPYPEVNNAPGKSHIGLSQLDSHIQNFWMIDQVPMVKHQSLEEKRCEEHFQAHTSRDKNGRFCVALPYKNSPVVLGSSLHIAEKRHKTLERRFLANNNLKMEYNKVLEEYINSGHMSECEPPEAHEVHCYSPHHVVVKESSLTTKYRVVFDASAKTTSNISLNNILMVGPSVQSDLLSLLLNFRLHKYVITADIKQMYRQIQIAEKNKNVQLNHNSLWWDGPSWLKLDESRWPRRPPEITIDLPERRVVTNATLVRENN from the coding sequence atgtcaagtgctgaaaacgaggaaatagaagcttcgacttcccagtcgcataaaggtcgaaatccaactagggacgtagaacctattagagacaggtcaagctctagaatacatcagactcgaagtcagactcaatcgataaaaacattagcgaaagaaaataaagtagaagttataatgacgtcaatagaattaaagtattcgggcgcgtttaaaagactacaggagaaaatagacagaatctccgaaataaatgaaggacagtatcaatttattgaaaaagcatacgactatctccaaaaactccattatgagtatttagacaacatcacagatatagagcaggcggatcaaatagacgaagagttctacataatcacaatgacaattcaaaatcttaaagcagcattagagagacaatccattcaagattgtaaactgaaggtagagcaagcaacaattaaatttgctagagataagttaccgacgttaaccattcccacatttcagggagatccatctgaatggcaatcgtttcaacaagcttttaagaatataataggaaacaaaacggaatattcgaatgtcacgaaattactatatttgcatcaatcattacgcggtcccgctttggcagctgtatcaggtttagatattagctcagacaattacgaaatagcttggagtattttagacaagcaatataatttaccaagacttaatctcaaaactaggattaactcactttgtgacttaaaattaatcacaagagaatcacatatcgaattgagaaatctattgaatcaggtaacagtgtgtattaaaaacattgaatcgttgggttacgcgagagaaattttagatccatgggtaacatgtttagttctaaggaaattaccatttagtttattaaaggactgggaaacatctctggttgacagagaaatgccaccgtacgagaagttagaaacgtttctgcagaatagatgtaacgtattacaatctactgcatcggtaattacggtgaaagaattccctcataaccgtcaacgaatcaggagaactcatgtcgcgaataaaaacccatcaagtaaggtaaacgcatgtgcattttgtcggaataatcatttcataggcaaatgtgataaattcaaagcaaaatccagtatggaaagaaatgaattcgttaaatctaataacatgtgttttaaatgtttaaattcatcgcataagataacaaattgcaagtctaactataattgcttaaggtgcaaacaaaaccatcatactttgttgcatcaggacgatacatttagttcaaataatacgggaaggaagtcaattaatgctcattctacttatttctctcaaagggagataattttacccacggtacaagtagacattataacgtccaatggaacggtcgttaagggtcgcacattattagattccggctcacaagtcaactatgttaccacatctttcgctaagaagaataacttcaagttagagaaaatctctcaaaaaattgtaggtatcgctaatcaagaaagtagcattcgtcacatcaccaaggtgaccataaggtcttcaaccactaattactcaaccaaagtgttgtgtttggtattaccagaaattactggcgaaattccaactgtgaaactggatcaacagttaatttcaataccagcgggaatcaagttatcagatcccctttggaataaaccgacgccaatcgatttattgctcggcgccgagatttgcgttcatgctatgaaagcaggaaccatccagttaggaaaaggtatgcctatcttaaaggataccgaattcggatggacaatagttggtccatatcccgaagtaaataatgctccagggaagagccacataggcttaagtcaattagacagtcacattcaaaacttttggatgatagaccaggttcctatggtaaaacatcaatctcttgaggagaaaagatgtgaggaacatttccaagcacacacatcacgagataaaaacggtagattttgtgtagctttaccatataaaaattccccggtagtattaggaagttcattgcacattgcggagaaaagacacaaaactttggaaagacgttttttagccaataataatttaaaaatggaatacaataaagttttagaagagtatataaattcaggacatatgtcagagtgtgaacctccggaggcacatgaggttcattgttattcacctcatcacgtcgtagttaaggagtctagccttaccactaaatatcgtgtagtttttgatgcgtccgcaaagacaacgtccaatatctcactaaataatattttgatggtgggacctagtgtccaatcagatttgttaagtttactactcaactttcgactccataaatacgtgattactgcggatattaagcagatgtaccgacagattcaaatagcagagaaaaataaaaatgtacaattaaatcataattcgttatggtgggacggccctagttggttgaaattagatgaatcacgatggcctcgaagacctcctgagatcacaatagatcttccagagagaagggtagtcactaacgctacccttgtgagggaaaataattag